The Triticum aestivum cultivar Chinese Spring chromosome 3A, IWGSC CS RefSeq v2.1, whole genome shotgun sequence genome includes a region encoding these proteins:
- the LOC123058246 gene encoding flowering-promoting factor 1-like protein 1 — MSGVWVFKNGVVRLVENPGSERTSTVRRKALLHTPSGQVVSSYATLEAKLTALGWERYYEDPALYQFHKRGCLDLISLPRDFNHFSSVHMYDVVIKNRESFRVVDA; from the coding sequence ATGTCTGGCGTGTGGGTGTTCAAGAACGGTGTGGTGCGCCTGGTGGAGAACCCGGGGAGCGAGCGGACGTCGACGGTGCGACGGAAGGCGCTGCTGCACACGCCGAGCGGGCAGGTGGTGTCGTCGTACGCGACGCTGGAGGCGAAGCTGACGGCGCTGGGGTGGGAGCGCTACTACGAGGACCCGGCGCTGTACCAGTTCCACAAGCGCGGCTGCCTCGACCTCATCTCGCTCCCCAGGGACTTCAACCACTTCTCCTCCGTCCACATGTACGACGTCGTCATCAAGAACAGGGAATCCTTCCGCGTCGTCGACGCCTAG